One Syntrophales bacterium DNA segment encodes these proteins:
- a CDS encoding LysR family transcriptional regulator, which yields MTIRFKIWVEEEGTTLFGKGLEELLKGIDECRSLFGAARKLKMSYRAAWGKIKIAEKRTGMKLVVTSGRKGMLLTSDARNIINEYAKMENNINQYLEEYGLSIGIASHANMQHPQDKPFLKSA from the coding sequence ATGACGATCCGATTCAAGATCTGGGTGGAAGAGGAAGGTACGACCCTGTTCGGGAAAGGTCTGGAGGAATTGTTGAAAGGCATCGATGAATGTCGAAGTCTATTCGGCGCTGCCAGGAAACTGAAAATGTCCTATCGGGCGGCCTGGGGAAAAATCAAGATTGCCGAAAAGCGCACCGGGATGAAACTCGTTGTCACCAGTGGAAGAAAGGGTATGCTGCTGACAAGTGACGCTCGTAATATCATAAATGAATACGCTAAGATGGAAAATAATATTAATCAATATCTTGAGGAATATGGCCTTTCAATCGGTATTGCCAGCCATGCAAATATGCAGCATCCGCAAGACAAACCCTTCCTGAAGAGTGCTTGA
- a CDS encoding FlgO family outer membrane protein yields the protein MTIRKLGFGGLLISLAASLVLALPGSSLSYEREIANLSSILASSISKSNMKTIAVVDFTDLRGQVNELGRFIAEELSGNLTSQSSGFDILDRNHIKRLLEEQKLSLSGLMDPQAIRKIGKLAGADVIITGTITPFGDSIRVSCKAIDTGTAKVIGSARGDIAKTATIADLLKLGVSPSPSSRETAGQSPASRVFEKPMYKGYRVDICLNWAQSCRKPAADRFCQINGFREARSWKIAYDIGYLTPTYVIGDDKTCGMRGCDGFEVIECW from the coding sequence ATGACGATCCGAAAACTCGGCTTTGGAGGTCTTCTAATTTCCCTTGCTGCATCGCTTGTACTGGCCCTTCCGGGCTCCTCGCTGTCCTATGAACGGGAGATCGCGAACCTGTCCTCAATCCTGGCCTCCAGCATCAGCAAATCAAACATGAAAACCATCGCCGTTGTCGATTTCACGGATCTCCGGGGCCAGGTAAACGAACTCGGACGCTTCATAGCCGAAGAATTATCCGGCAACCTGACATCCCAGTCTTCCGGATTCGACATTCTCGACCGCAATCACATCAAGCGGCTCCTGGAAGAGCAGAAGCTCTCGCTTTCCGGACTCATGGATCCGCAGGCCATCCGGAAAATCGGGAAACTCGCGGGAGCCGATGTCATCATCACCGGAACCATCACGCCCTTCGGGGACAGTATCCGCGTTTCCTGCAAGGCCATTGATACCGGGACCGCCAAGGTCATCGGATCCGCCCGCGGCGACATCGCCAAGACGGCAACCATTGCCGACCTTTTGAAGCTCGGAGTCTCGCCCTCTCCGTCTTCGAGAGAGACGGCCGGACAGTCCCCGGCATCCAGGGTCTTCGAAAAACCGATGTATAAGGGATATCGCGTCGACATCTGCCTGAACTGGGCCCAGTCCTGCCGGAAACCCGCCGCCGACCGGTTCTGCCAGATCAATGGTTTCCGGGAGGCCCGTTCATGGAAGATCGCCTATGATATCGGCTACCTGACGCCGACGTACGTGATCGGAGATGACAAGACCTGCGGCATGAGGGGCTGTGACGGATTTGAAGTCATCGAATGCTGGTGA